In Pseudophryne corroboree isolate aPseCor3 chromosome 3, aPseCor3.hap2, whole genome shotgun sequence, a genomic segment contains:
- the LOC135057348 gene encoding uncharacterized protein LOC135057348, whose protein sequence is MPSSIWRSHSTMASLLAFVAACGLFVTVCNCVCHKQMKQMPPRGTKGEGCWRDGELHPLHSKWQGADCQECTCYQKVMECCDDHAVPVGFNPKICTPIKVNCTTKVVRRKDNNIPCQFKLVKPRSDSSDSSDSSDSIDIEDNKENSHHKVHHNGHHKSDSDNKSGRSKSKSKEDDEFDVEDYLELLSYFEGSDDCNKEDQEPQDPQEESLNINKAISEKYQ, encoded by the exons ATGCCGTCCAGCATTTGGAGAAGTCATTCAACAATG GCTTCACTTTTGGCATTTGTCGCAGCATGTGGACTATTTGTTACAGTATGTAATTGTGTATGTCATAAACAAATGAAGCAGATGCCTCCAAGAGGAAccaaaggagaag GCTGCTGGCGTGATGGAGAACTACATCCTCTTCATTCCAAATGGCAAGGAGCTGATTGTCAAGAATGTACTTGTTACCAAAAAGTAATGGAATGCTGCGACGA TCACGCAGTTCCAGTCGGATTCAATCCAAAGATCTGCACTCCGATTAAGGTGAACTGCACTACCAAAGTTGTGAGGAGAAAAGATAACAACATTCCATGTCAGTTTAAATTGGTGAAACCAAGGAGTGACAGCTCAGACAGCAGCGACAGCAGCGACAGCATAGACATCGAAGACAACAAAGAGAACAGTCACCACAAAGTTCATCATAATGGTCACCACAAGAGTGATAGTGATAACAAGAGTGGCAGGAGCAAGAGTAAGAGCAAAGAAGATGATGAATTCGATGTAGAGGACTATTTGGAATTACTTTCATACTTTGAAGGTTCTGATGATTGTAATAAAGAGGACCAAGAGCCCCAAGACCCCCAAGAGGAAAGTCTGAATATTAATAAAGCTATCAGTGAGAAATACCAATAA